GTCGGACGGCTCGTTCGGGGCCCGGCATGTGCGTCGAAAGCGCGACAGCAATCTCTCTTGAAATCATAGAGCGGTTTCTGGTGTTCAATATTAAAACGGCGGTCAACCTCATGTGTAACGAAGTATTAACTTCGTTTGGTAACCAGATATTAAGACTTTCCTTGAGCTGTTTTGCTGTTTCTGTTTTCGTGCGCCGGAAAATACTCTGAGGTAAGGGGCTTTCACATGGCGCAACCGACGCAATACATCATCATGGAGCCGCTGGGTGGCATGACCGATCTCGACTCCATACGCATGAGGCTTGCCGAGGTCGGGCTGGCCCGCGAGGCGTTCTCCCTGGATTCGGATGCAGGCCGACTCAGGCTGACCTTCTGGGAGCCGGATCGAATTGAGGCATTGCGCATATTGGCGCGGCTGGATCATTCCAATCCATGATGATCGGGCACCCTCCGGGAAGAGAGAAACGTGACGTGCGCGATCGGCAGAGAATAATTTTGAAGGGGAGCAAAGACAAAATGACAACGATCAGTTTCCGACGTCCCAAGCCATCGGTGTGGAGCCGCGTGGTCGAAGCGCTTCGTGCGCTGTTTTTCGCTGGCGTATCCGGAGAATGGCATTGGCACGGCGATGTCATGCGTCGCCGGCTTTCCGACGGCACGATAGTGACCAGAGAGCCGACTCCGGGGGAGATTTACAACAGGGACAGAGGTCTGGCTTCGTAGGGCCTTCCCCGCGGCGCGCTTTTCACCCTGCCACCATCTCCCGCTACCATCGCCCTCTCATCGAGGGCACGATCACCAATGGCAGAACTGACGCCGAGGCAGCGCCTGTTTGTGGCGGAATATCTGAAGGATTTGAATGCGAAGCACGCGGCGGTGCGGACGGGGTATAGCGGAAAGTCGCGTGCCAATGGCAACCGCTTGATGGTGAATGAGGCTGTGCGGGCGGAGATTGAGAGAGCCTTAGCGCCACGTCTTGCCGAGACGGAGACTTCCGCCGAGTGCGTGCTTGTCGCCATTGCCGACATCGCGTTTGGTGATGTCCGTGACGTGTTCGATGACAAGAGGGCGCAGAAGGCGCCTTCGGAGTGGGATGAGCGGACGGCGGCAATCGTTGTGGGGCCGGAGATCGGCACCTCGGCCAGGGGCAAGGGGGAGGTGGTGCATGTGGCGAAGATCAAGCGGGCGGACCGGTTGCGGGCGCTGGAAAGGCGGTGTCGGACTCGCAGCTAGCTCGACGTCTCAAGCTATCAGGCTCACCTTCCGCCGGCCAGCAACCGAAGCTGGTTCTCGTCATGCACACCTTGGCGGTAAAGCTCGATGATGAGGGCGCCCAGACGATTGGCCTCCTTGCTTGATCGGTCGATCTTTAGCCCGCTACAGAGAGCTTCATGGACACGCCTGCACACATCGAGGTCCTCGGAGGCGAGCGGTTCGTCACGCGTGCTGAACAGCTTGTCTGACATCGCAATCTGCCCTTTTTGGATGCCGTGAATCGCTTTCGTGAAAAAAAGATAATTTCGCGATCTTTGCTCTGCAAGATGGGCGAAGGTCCGAAATTCAAAAACTATTCGGGGCCTCGCACGGCAAGACGCGGGCGAGGGCTTCAGGGCATGGATATGGGGCGATCCGTGTGTCTGCCTGATGGATAGATGAGTGTGCTACTTGGTTGCGGGGTCCTTGGCGCGTTGCTGCGACAGGCGCAGCTCTTTCAGCCGCTTGGTTTTTTCGAGGCGGGCCCGCTGCTCCGCCTCGATGGTTTCCTTGGCGGCGCGCTCGGTGTTTTCGAAACGATCCTGCCGGTAAGCCTTTGATGAGGGTTCACGTTCTCTTTTCATGGCCGCTAAACGCAAATCGGCGAAAACGGTTTCATGGGAAAATGAGTCTCTGGCCGTCAATCGATCGACGTGGCCAGAACGCCGGCGTGCAGGATGGCAAGCCATCGTGGCAACCGGGCGCCTGATCGGCGCCCGGCAACATCACGGATCAGCCTTTGATGAAGGCGAGGATGTCGGGGTTTATGATATCGGCATGGGTGGTGCACATGCCGTGCGGGAATTTCTCGTAGACCTTCAGCGTGGCATTCTGCAGCAGCTTGGCCGAGAGCGGGGCGGAGTCGGCGATCGGCACGATCTGGTCGTCATCGCCGTGCATGACGAAGGTCGGCACGGTGATGATCTTCAGGTCTTCGGTGAAGTCGGTTTCCGAAAAGGCCTTGATGCCGTCGTAATGCGCCTTGGCGCCGCCGATCATGCCCTGGCGCCACCAATTGTTGATGATCGGTTCCGACACTTTCGCGCCCGGCCGGTTGAAGCTGTAGAACGGACCGGCCGGCAGATCGCGATAGAATTGCGAGCGGTTGGCGGCGAGCTGCTTGCGCAGGTCGTCGAAGACTTCGATCGGCAGGCCGCCGGGATTGGCATCCGTTTTCACCATGAGGGGCGGCACGGCGCCGATGATCACAAGCTTGGCGACGCGGCCCTGCGGCTGGCCGTGGCGGGCGACATAATGGGTCGCTTCGCCGCCGCCGGTGGAATGGCCGACATGGACGGTGTTCCTGAGATCGAGATGCTCGACGACGGCTGCGGCATCGGCGGCGTAGTGATCCATGTCATGACCGTCGCCCACCTGGGTCGAGCGGCCATGGCCGCGCCGGTCGTGAGCAACGACGCGGTAGCCCTTCTCAAGGAAGAACAGCATTTGGGCGTCCCAGTCGTCGGAGCATAGCGGCCAGCCGTGATGGAACATGATCGGCTGGGCGCTCTTCGGCCCCCAATCCTTGTAGAAGATCTCGACGCCGTCCTTGGTTGTGACTGTGCTCATCTTTTGGCTCCGTTGTTGGGGTTGGTTTGGATTCATGCGGTCAGAAGTTTGCGTCGTTGCGGGTAGAGTTGGCGAGGCTATGAGCGCCGTTGCGCCGGAGGCTAGGGGCAAGAAGGCCGCGCTTGATCAACCGGCTCGGAATATGTTGATGTGCTTATTGAATGCCTCTTTCTATTCTGTTGATATGACAGAAGTTTGTATCTGTCCGCGAGATGGGGGTAGCACCTGGCCATTTCGCATGACGCGAGGGGCTGGGTGATCCTCGCTTGGCTCTTCGCGCTGTGAACATTTCTTTTAATCCACGGTATCTCGACTGTCGGCCCCTCAGGCTAGTTCATAGCGAAGGTGACTGTTTTTAGCGGCGAACGTCTGTAATGAGCCATTTTTTTATTATTCGTTCAATATATCCATCCGGGTAGTTCAATATATCTGTCCGGGGTAGGTGTGTTCCCGTTCTGCCACCGCATGCATGCCGCTGCCGGCGCTCACTTGAACACGGTTCATCGTCCAACCATCTAATCCTCATAGAACAGCGCCATGGCGGACCGTCGCAATCGCGACGGCTTCGCCGGCGACGGGACGGCCGTTATTGCCGCCTGAGGATCAAATCATGGGTTACATGGATAAGGACATAGCGCCTCAGAATGATGGGGCGCTGATCGATGCCTATTCGCAATCGATCGCAGCCGCAGTCGATATCGTCGGGCCGGCAGTCAGCCGGATCGAGAGGGTGGGAGGCCGGCAAGGGCACGGGTCGGGCTTCGCTATTTCGCCTGACGGTCTGATCATCACCAACAACCATGTCGTCGACGACGCCAAGGCCGTTCGCATCACCACGCCCGATGGCTTCGTCACCGAGGGTCGGGTGCTCGGCCGGGATGTGGATACCGATATCGCCCTCATTCGCGCCAATACAAGCACCGGCGCCTGGGCGAAGCTCGGAGACTCCCAGCGCCTGCGCAGGGGGCATATCGCAATCGCGATCGGAAACCCACTCGGCTTCGAATGGACTGTTACCGCCGGTATCGTCTCGGCGCTCGGCCGGTCGATGCGGGCTGCCAGCGGCCGGCCGATGGAGGATGTCATCCAGACCGATGCGGCGCTCAATCCCGGCAACTCGGGCGGGCCGCTGGTGTCTTCGGGCGGGGAGGTGATTGGCGTCAACACCGCCGTCATCCAGGGGGCGCAGAGCATCGCCTTTGCAGTGGCGTCGAATACGGCCAACTTCGTGGTTTCGGAGATTCTTTGCTATGGCCAGGTCAGGCGCGCCTTCATCGGCATAGCAGGCGATACGATCGTGCTGCCGCGCCGGGTGGCGCTTGCGGCGGGCACGGTGCAGACGACCTCCGTTCGCATCCGGCGCGTCGAGCCGGAGGGGCCGGCGGCAAAGGGAGGGCTGCAGGAGGGCGATTATATCCTCGCCATCGACGGCAGCCCGGTCGGCGGCGTCGATGATATCGCCCGATTGATGGATGGCAGCCGGATCGGCAGGGAGACGGAGATCCTGGTGTTCTCAGTGGCGGGCCGGGTCGAGAAGAAGATCTTGCTGCCGATGGCCCGGTCCTGACGCTTCACCTCAGCGCCATGACGAGGCATCACCTCACGTCAGGCGCTGACCGCTTCCTGCTCCGTCCCCGAAAAATCCACCGCCGCAAAGGCTGCCGCCAGCACCTCCGGCCCGGCGCCGGTTTTTGCCGCATCGGTCGAGAGGATCTGACGGTAGCGCCTTGCGCCGGGCAGGCCGGTGAAGAGGCCGACCATGTGGCGCGCCACATGCTGCAGCCGGCCGCCGCTGGCGATGTGGCGTTCGGCATAGGTCATCATCCGGTCACGCAACGCCTCCCAGTCCGGCGCGCTCGCCGGCGCGCCGAAGAAGCGCTGGTCGATGTCGGCAAGGATCGCGGCATTCTGATAGGCGGCGCGGCCAAGCATAACGCCGTCGACATGGGCAAGGTGGGTTGCCGCCTCGTCGAGCGTGCGGATGCCGCCATTGATGCCGATGAAGACATCGGGCCAGCGTTGTTTCATCCGATAGACGATCTCGTAGTCGAGCGGCGGGATCTCGCGGTTCTCTTTGGGGCTCAGGCCCTTCAACCATGCCTTGCGGGCATGGATCCAGATCGCGTCGGCGCCGGCATCGAGAACGCGGCTGATCAGCTCGGGCAGCGCCCGTTCCGGCTCCTGCTCGTCGACGCCGATCCGGCATTTCACCGTCACCGGCGCGGTCGCGACTGCCTTCATCGCAGCGACGCATGCGGCCACCGTCTCCGGCGTCAGCATCAGGCAGGCGCCGAAGGTGCCGGACTGCACGCGGTCGGAAGGGCAGCCGACATTGAGGTTGATCTCATCGTAACCGTAGGGCTCGGCGATCTTCACCGCCTCGGCAAGCTTTGCCGGGTCCGATCCGCCGAGCTGCAGCGCCAGCGGATGCTCGGCAGCGTCATGGCCGAGCAGCCGATCGCGTGGGCCATGGATGATCGCATCCGCCACCACCATCTCGGTATAGAGCAGCGCCTCGCGACTGATCTGCCGGTGGAAATAACGGCAATGCCGATCCGTCCAATCGATCATCGGGGCGACCGCAAAAATCGGCCTCTTCTGCGTCATCGACGTTCCATTGTTCCTTGTTACCGGGGGCCGCAGCGCGGCGCCGTCACCCCGCATGGGGCGGGCATCCATAAAGCGCGCATATAACACTTGCCAATGCGATCGACAAATGACAGCCGCACCACAAACAGAAACGGCGCCCCTTGCGGAGCGCCGTTCATGCCGCCGAAGCGATGTCTAACTTACGAAGCCGAGATGTTGACAGCCTTCGGGCCCTTGCCCATGCGGTCCGGCTCGGTGTCGAAGGTAACCTGCTGGCCTTCGCGCAGCGACTGGATGCCAGAAGCCTGCAGCGCAGAGATATGGACAAAAACGTCCTTTGCGCCGCCGTCCGGCGTGATGAAACCAAAACCCTTGTCCTGGTTGAAGAATTTTACGGTGCCCTTGGTGGCCATTGGGATCGTCCTTTTCCCTTAGTCTGTGTAGTATCCGCGCCCCCGAGAGGAAGCGGACGGCTTTAGCTTTCGCCCCGATCGATTGGGACGAAGGGTCAGTCGGAGAAGTCACGTACGGGGAAAGAACGTCTACGTAGGCGGGTAGTCCCGCGCCGCCTTCCAAACGGAAGGGATTACCACATCAGTCCAGTCACCGGCATGCAAATGCCCGAGTAAGTCAATTCGTGCCAGCATTTCGGGCAAAAAGCAAGCGAGATTATTGTGCCATGCCCGCATCAATGTCGGGAAATGCCGAAGATTCAGATACTTGACGATGGGTTAACGGATTCTTGCACGGCTGTCCCATATCGGGATTCCGTGCCGAAACGGGATGACGGGCGGATTCGATAGCCGGGCAGGGATTTCGTGGGGCGGTCGGGGTGGCGGGCACATCGATCAGCCCTCAAGGTGAAGAGGATCGCAGAGTCTGCTCTCCAGTGTTCCTCGCGCCGTCTTTGCTCCGCCCTCATCCTGAGGTGCGTAGCCCGCAGGGCGAAGCCTCGAAGGACGGGGGCGGCCACCGGCGCCATTGCCTTCGATTCTGCATAGGGGCTTTGTGGAATGCAGGTGGGAGGAGTTTCCACGCCCGCCTCGAGGTTCGAGACGGCCCCTTGGGCCTCCTCACCATGAGGGCTCTCTTTGGCGCCTGCGGCTTTTATTCTACAGCTAGTGCAATTGTCCGCTCCATCCTCGTCGTAGGCGAGCCCCCCAAAGGCTTCCCACCTACTGCGCATCCCCCAGCAACCCGCTCAAGCTCCACGGATTATCACCCTGCTGGTTGGCGATATCGTCGACCTTCCAGCCGCCGTGTTCGCGCACCAGAGTATAGAAGAGCGTCACCTCTTCGCCGTTTTCAAACTGCACCTCCACCTCGGCCTTGTCATCCAGCAGGATCGGTTGGCCGATCCTGACGTCGCTCGCGGCGCCGTCCTGGCCTGCGATGACGGGATCGAAGTCGATCGCGCCGACATCGCCTTCCGGCGTGTTGTCGAGATCGGTCTGGAGAATCTTGTTCAGGTGGTCGGAGAAGAAGGTCGAATAAGGCGAGGGCGCCTCGGCGTCGCTGTTATCGGTGTCGTAGCTATAGAGCGCCTTGAGCAGCGCCTTCGGCGTCTTGTAGGTCTGCGCCGATGCCGGCAAGGCTGCGACCGCCGACACGGCGAGGGCGAGAATGAATGTGGGCAGGCGCATGCGGGCTCTCCTCGATGAGCGGTGAATCATAGCGGAGTCGGGCGCTGAGGTGGAGCGGCATTTTAGGGGCGGGTTGTCAGGATCTGTCGTGGTCATCGGCCCCGTTCGAATGACCACGCCCCACGCTTGTTTGTGACAGGCGCCCGGGCGAGACTTCCAAATCAAGCTGGGGAGGGTGAGATGAAATGCATCGTCGGATTCTTCATGACCAAGCCTGGAAAGCGCCATGCCTATCTGGCCGCGGCGCAGAACCATCTCGAACAGAGCCGGCTCGACCCGGATTGTCTCTATATCGAGCTGGTGCCGATGCCCGAGCATCCCGACAAGATTCTGTTGGCAGAGGCCTTCACCAGCGAGGAAGCGCATCGCCGGCACGAGGATACGGACCACATGCGCGAGCTATGGGCCGTCGGCCCGACGCTGCTGTCGCATGTCGTTATCGACAATGTGATTTCCGCTCAGGTGGAGCATATCGACGAGCGGTTTGACTGATGCGTGCCTGATTTCGCGCGGCCACCCATCGGTGGGGCTTGCACGACTGCAAGTCCCACCTCGGTGCCCGGCAATTCTGTTGCGGCTAGATCAATGCCTCATGCGACAGCGCAAACGACGGCTCGAAGACGTCCTTTACTGCCACCGTGAAATCGTGGCTCGTGACGTTTCCGACCGCGTCATAGGCTTCGGCGGTGAAGGTCAGGCTGTGGGTGCTTTCGTAGTCGATCGCAGCCTTGGTCTGGATCTTGTTGCCGACGAGCTTGAAGATGCCGTCGGCATCGTCCGTCAGCCGCCATTTCACTGTGTCGCCTTCCGGATCCTTCGCCGTGAGCAGGCCGACGGAGGTGCCGATCGCGACATTCTCGGAGATCGAGCTGCGCGAGAAGGCGAGATTGGTCGGCGCCTTGTTGACGGGGGCCTCGTTGACGTCGAGCACGTTGATGGTGATGTCCTTTTCGACCGTGACCTTGCCATCCGAAACAGCGACC
The nucleotide sequence above comes from Rhizobium indicum. Encoded proteins:
- a CDS encoding terminase small subunit — protein: MAELTPRQRLFVAEYLKDLNAKHAAVRTGYSGKSRANGNRLMVNEAVRAEIERALAPRLAETETSAECVLVAIADIAFGDVRDVFDDKRAQKAPSEWDERTAAIVVGPEIGTSARGKGEVVHVAKIKRADRLRALERRCRTRS
- a CDS encoding alpha/beta fold hydrolase: MSTVTTKDGVEIFYKDWGPKSAQPIMFHHGWPLCSDDWDAQMLFFLEKGYRVVAHDRRGHGRSTQVGDGHDMDHYAADAAAVVEHLDLRNTVHVGHSTGGGEATHYVARHGQPQGRVAKLVIIGAVPPLMVKTDANPGGLPIEVFDDLRKQLAANRSQFYRDLPAGPFYSFNRPGAKVSEPIINNWWRQGMIGGAKAHYDGIKAFSETDFTEDLKIITVPTFVMHGDDDQIVPIADSAPLSAKLLQNATLKVYEKFPHGMCTTHADIINPDILAFIKG
- a CDS encoding S1C family serine protease produces the protein MGYMDKDIAPQNDGALIDAYSQSIAAAVDIVGPAVSRIERVGGRQGHGSGFAISPDGLIITNNHVVDDAKAVRITTPDGFVTEGRVLGRDVDTDIALIRANTSTGAWAKLGDSQRLRRGHIAIAIGNPLGFEWTVTAGIVSALGRSMRAASGRPMEDVIQTDAALNPGNSGGPLVSSGGEVIGVNTAVIQGAQSIAFAVASNTANFVVSEILCYGQVRRAFIGIAGDTIVLPRRVALAAGTVQTTSVRIRRVEPEGPAAKGGLQEGDYILAIDGSPVGGVDDIARLMDGSRIGRETEILVFSVAGRVEKKILLPMARS
- the dusA gene encoding tRNA dihydrouridine(20/20a) synthase DusA — protein: MTQKRPIFAVAPMIDWTDRHCRYFHRQISREALLYTEMVVADAIIHGPRDRLLGHDAAEHPLALQLGGSDPAKLAEAVKIAEPYGYDEINLNVGCPSDRVQSGTFGACLMLTPETVAACVAAMKAVATAPVTVKCRIGVDEQEPERALPELISRVLDAGADAIWIHARKAWLKGLSPKENREIPPLDYEIVYRMKQRWPDVFIGINGGIRTLDEAATHLAHVDGVMLGRAAYQNAAILADIDQRFFGAPASAPDWEALRDRMMTYAERHIASGGRLQHVARHMVGLFTGLPGARRYRQILSTDAAKTGAGPEVLAAAFAAVDFSGTEQEAVSA
- a CDS encoding cold-shock protein; translated protein: MATKGTVKFFNQDKGFGFITPDGGAKDVFVHISALQASGIQSLREGQQVTFDTEPDRMGKGPKAVNISAS
- a CDS encoding DUF3828 domain-containing protein, which encodes MRLPTFILALAVSAVAALPASAQTYKTPKALLKALYSYDTDNSDAEAPSPYSTFFSDHLNKILQTDLDNTPEGDVGAIDFDPVIAGQDGAASDVRIGQPILLDDKAEVEVQFENGEEVTLFYTLVREHGGWKVDDIANQQGDNPWSLSGLLGDAQ
- a CDS encoding putative quinol monooxygenase, whose translation is MKCIVGFFMTKPGKRHAYLAAAQNHLEQSRLDPDCLYIELVPMPEHPDKILLAEAFTSEEAHRRHEDTDHMRELWAVGPTLLSHVVIDNVISAQVEHIDERFD